A region from the Candidatus Delongbacteria bacterium genome encodes:
- a CDS encoding M42 family metallopeptidase has protein sequence MKEAKNLAWNVLPDLLNIKSVAGNCSRAIEKVKELVKDYGYEIQETNKGGLIIKISGKDSSKSRVLSAHVDTLGGMVKSIGGNGRVYITPIGGVYPYSVEGEYVTVETVDGKMIRGTILHDDPSAHVNKDLDSDKRSFKNVSIRLDEVVKDSDDVEKLGISVGDYVFFDPRVEVSNSGFIKSRHLDDKAGVVVLLGAIDYFSRNKIVPPYDTYIYISVAEEVGNGLVSKIPTNCFEVVAVDMGALGGGQTSDEFTVSICAKDSSGPFDYTLRKKIVNLAKENNISYKVDIYPFYGSDAAAALRTGIDAKHMLFGPGIDASHSFERVHRDSINASTELAIKYIESL, from the coding sequence ATGAAAGAAGCAAAGAATTTAGCATGGAACGTTCTTCCGGATCTGCTAAATATAAAATCGGTTGCAGGGAATTGTTCAAGAGCAATAGAAAAAGTAAAAGAGTTGGTAAAAGATTACGGTTACGAAATCCAAGAAACAAATAAAGGTGGGTTGATTATCAAAATTTCCGGGAAAGATTCTTCAAAATCAAGAGTATTATCTGCACATGTTGATACCCTTGGCGGAATGGTGAAATCAATTGGTGGAAATGGTAGAGTATATATTACTCCGATCGGAGGGGTTTATCCTTACTCTGTTGAGGGCGAGTATGTTACGGTTGAAACAGTTGATGGAAAAATGATAAGAGGTACAATTTTGCATGATGACCCTTCAGCTCATGTAAACAAAGATCTTGACTCAGATAAAAGAAGCTTTAAAAATGTAAGTATAAGACTTGATGAAGTTGTAAAAGATTCAGATGATGTTGAAAAGCTTGGAATATCAGTTGGTGATTATGTTTTTTTTGATCCGAGAGTTGAAGTTTCAAATAGTGGTTTTATAAAATCCAGACATTTAGATGATAAAGCTGGTGTAGTTGTATTACTTGGAGCAATTGATTATTTTAGCAGAAATAAAATTGTACCTCCATATGATACATATATTTACATATCAGTTGCCGAAGAGGTTGGCAATGGTTTGGTAAGTAAAATTCCTACGAATTGTTTTGAAGTTGTAGCTGTGGATATGGGTGCTTTAGGTGGTGGTCAAACAAGTGATGAATTCACCGTATCAATCTGTGCAAAAGATTCTTCAGGTCCTTTTGATTATACTCTAAGAAAGAAAATTGTTAATTTAGCTAAAGAGAATAATATTTCTTATAAAGTGGATATATATCCTTTTTATGGATCGGATGCTGCTGCTGCATTAAGGACTGGAATTGACGCAAAACATATGCTTTTTGGACCTGGAATTGATGCTTCACATTCTTTTGAAAGGGTACATAGGGATTCTATAAACGCTTCTACTGAGCTGGCAATCAAATATATCGAAAGTTTATAA
- the hydG gene encoding [FeFe] hydrogenase H-cluster radical SAM maturase HydG, with product MNTGFIDHEKIYHYLENKKAPEINELNEILTEAKKLKGISVEQAERLLMIDKKEHIEMICETANYIKEEIYGKRLVLFAPLYVSNLCRNECAYCAFKKSNNTIPRRTLTMDEVRREASALIDSGHKRLLLVSGEGMGKNALDYTIDCIHNIYDVSRDKGNIRRINVNIAALEVEDYKRLKDAKIGTYQLFQETYNFDTYKKMHVSGPKSDYLYHLGAMDRAMEGGIDDVGVGILFGLEDYRFEIMALLQHIKHLENKFGVGPHTISVPRLEPATNSDVSVNPPHAVSDDDFRKIISILRITVPYTGIILSTRENAEMRREAINLGISQISAGSKTNPGGYSEGESAEQFSLGDHRSLHEVIEDIVNLDHIPSFCTGCYRLGRVGKDFMDLAKPGAIKNHCFPNAVFSFAEYLEDFASDSLKTRGYDLITRMLDTDQSIENIRNMTRKNLQRVRSGERDVYV from the coding sequence ATGAATACTGGATTTATAGATCATGAAAAAATTTATCATTATCTTGAAAACAAAAAAGCTCCCGAGATAAACGAGTTAAACGAGATTTTGACTGAAGCTAAGAAACTAAAAGGGATTAGTGTTGAACAGGCAGAACGCCTTTTGATGATTGATAAAAAAGAACATATTGAAATGATATGTGAAACTGCAAATTATATCAAAGAAGAAATTTATGGTAAAAGATTGGTGTTGTTTGCTCCTCTTTATGTTTCAAATCTATGTAGAAATGAATGTGCTTATTGTGCATTTAAGAAATCAAACAATACTATTCCCAGAAGAACTCTTACAATGGATGAAGTTCGAAGAGAGGCATCAGCTCTAATAGATTCAGGTCATAAGAGATTATTGCTGGTTTCTGGTGAAGGTATGGGTAAAAACGCTCTGGATTATACCATAGACTGTATACATAATATTTATGATGTAAGCAGAGATAAAGGCAATATCAGAAGAATCAATGTAAATATTGCAGCATTGGAAGTTGAGGATTATAAGAGACTTAAAGATGCAAAAATTGGAACATATCAGCTTTTCCAAGAGACCTATAATTTTGATACATACAAAAAAATGCATGTCTCAGGTCCAAAGTCTGATTATTTATATCATTTAGGTGCAATGGACAGAGCCATGGAAGGTGGGATTGATGATGTTGGTGTAGGTATACTTTTCGGATTAGAGGATTATAGATTTGAAATTATGGCTCTACTTCAGCATATTAAGCACTTAGAAAATAAATTTGGTGTTGGTCCCCACACAATTTCAGTACCTCGATTAGAACCAGCTACCAACTCTGATGTTTCGGTAAATCCACCACATGCAGTTTCTGATGATGATTTCAGAAAAATTATATCGATTTTAAGAATTACAGTTCCATACACAGGCATAATTCTTTCAACTCGTGAAAATGCTGAAATGAGAAGAGAGGCGATTAATCTCGGAATTAGTCAGATTAGTGCAGGTTCTAAAACAAATCCAGGTGGATACTCAGAAGGTGAAAGTGCCGAACAATTTAGTCTTGGTGATCATAGATCTCTCCATGAAGTTATAGAAGATATTGTAAATTTAGACCACATTCCTAGCTTCTGTACTGGATGTTACAGACTTGGAAGAGTGGGAAAAGATTTTATGGATCTAGCAAAACCAGGTGCAATAAAAAATCACTGTTTTCCAAATGCAGTTTTCTCTTTTGCTGAGTATTTAGAAGATTTTGCCTCAGATTCGCTAAAAACCAGAGGATATGATTTGATAACTAGAATGCTTGACACAGATCAATCCATAGAAAATATTAGAAACATGACGAGAAAGAATTTACAAAGAGTTAGATCAGGAGAAAGAGACGTTTACGTTTAG